The Methanofastidiosum sp. genome contains the following window.
CATATGCCCGATAATGTTGTCAAAATAAGCGAGATTGAAGGGACAAAAGTATCTCAAGTTGCAATTGGAAGTTGTACTAATTCATCATACAAAGATTTGGCTTTAGTTTCTGAAGTTCTTAAAGGAAAGGCAGTTCATCCTAATGTGAGCCTTGTAGTATCTCCTGGATCTAAGCAAGTCCTGTCTATGATAGTTAAAGATGGTCATTTGAAGAACATTGTTGATGCCGGAGGAAGGATTTTGGAATGCACATGCGGGCCATGTATTGGGATGGGTCAAGCTCCAAACTCTGAAGGTACGTCACTTAGAACCTTCAACAGAAATTTCAAAGGCAGAAGCGGTACAAAAGATGCAGATATTTACCTAGTAAGCCCTGAAGTTGCAGTTGCAGCAGCTCTTTACGGAGTTATCACTGACCCTAGAAAATTAGGCAAATACCCAAAGGTAGAGATGCCAGTAAAATTTGAGATAAACGATAATATGTTTATTTTTCCAACTGAAAGTGGAAAAGATGTCGAGATTATTAGGGGCCCAAATATAAAACCGGTACCAAGAAACGAAAGTCTAAAAGACCCTTTGAGAGGTTCAGTTCTTTTGAAAACTGGGGACAATACCACAACTGACGATATAATGCCTGCAGGAGCAAAGATTTTACCACTTAGGTCAAATATACCAAAAATTTCTGAATACGCATTTGAAAGGATAGACAAAGACTTTCCTTCAAGGGCTAAAGCCAAGGGCGGCGGATTCATTGTCGGGGGGTCAAATTATGGCCAAGGGTCTTCAAGAGAGCATGCGGCAATTGCTCCAATGTTCTTGGGTGTTAGGGCCGTAATTGCAAAAAGCTTTGCAAGGATCCACCATGCAAATTTAGTTAACTTTGGGATAGTCCCATTAACATTTTCTGATGAAAAGGGCTATGACAGAATTGACTTTGGCGATGAGCTAGTAATTGAGATAGGTGATTTTAGTAATATAATATGTAAAAATACTACTAAGAAAGAGAGCTACAAGCTCAATAAAAATCTTTTAGGTAGAGATCTAGATCTTTTGAAGGCCGGAGGGGCCTTAAATTACGTATATAACAAAATGAGGAGATAACATGAGCGGAGATTTAATCACAATAAAATCAGGAAAGATTGACGTTCCTGATTATCCAATAATTCCTTTCATTGAAGGGGATGGGATAGGGCCTGACATATGGAAGGCCTCACAGAAGATCATTGACGCTGCTGTTCAAAAAGCATATGGAAGTAAAAGGAAAATTTACTGGGCCGAAGTTTTAGCTGGAGAAAAAGCTTTCAATAAAACAAAAAGTTGGCTTCCCGATGAAACAGTTCATAAGATAAAAGAATGTGTAGTTGGTATCAAGGGACCTTTGACAACACCAGTTGGAGGGGGAATCCGAAGTATTAATGTTACACTAAGGCAAGTTCTTGATCTTTATGCATGCATTAGGCCAGTAAGTTATTACACTGGTATCCCTTCTCCAGTGAAGCATCCAGAATATGTTAACATGATTGTTTTCAGAGAAAATACAGAAGATGTTTACTCAGGCATTGAATGGCAAGCTGGGTCAGATGAGGCAAATAAAATTATTTCCTATCTTGAAACTCAGTTTGGAGTAAAAATAAGAAAGAATTCTAGTATTGGAATAAAGCCAATTTCAGAGTTTGGAACGAAAAGAATCGTTAAGAAAGCATTTGATTATGCCCTTGAAAACAATAGAAAATCTGTAACAGTAGTCCACAAGGGAAACATAATGAAGTACACCGAAGGAGCTTTCAAGAACTGGGCATATGATCTTGCCAATCAGGATTACAAAGGAAAAATTATCCCTTACACCGAATATAAAAACTCTGGGATAGTTCTAAAAGATGCTATAGCTGACAATATGTTCCAACAGATTATTTTGAGGCCAGCTGAATATGATGTACTTGTCATGCCAAATCTTAACGGTGATTATTTCTC
Protein-coding sequences here:
- a CDS encoding aconitate hydratase, producing MTYNVSEKIISSHLVEGEMQSQSLIGIRIDQTLTQDATGTLAYLQFEAMGVPKVKTELSVSYIDHNTLQTSFENADDHRYLQSVAKKYGLIFSRPGNGICHQLHLERFGIPGKTLLGSDSHTPTGGGIGMISMGAGGLDVALAMAGEPFYLKMPNIVEVCLDGKLSEWTSAKDVILELLRRLSVKGGVNKIFEFTGKGIESLSVPERATITNMGTELGATTSIFPSDKITKKFMESESRGNQWQKIEADKGAEYSESISIDLDKLEPMIAKPHMPDNVVKISEIEGTKVSQVAIGSCTNSSYKDLALVSEVLKGKAVHPNVSLVVSPGSKQVLSMIVKDGHLKNIVDAGGRILECTCGPCIGMGQAPNSEGTSLRTFNRNFKGRSGTKDADIYLVSPEVAVAAALYGVITDPRKLGKYPKVEMPVKFEINDNMFIFPTESGKDVEIIRGPNIKPVPRNESLKDPLRGSVLLKTGDNTTTDDIMPAGAKILPLRSNIPKISEYAFERIDKDFPSRAKAKGGGFIVGGSNYGQGSSREHAAIAPMFLGVRAVIAKSFARIHHANLVNFGIVPLTFSDEKGYDRIDFGDELVIEIGDFSNIICKNTTKKESYKLNKNLLGRDLDLLKAGGALNYVYNKMRR
- the icd gene encoding isocitrate dehydrogenase (NADP(+)) gives rise to the protein MSGDLITIKSGKIDVPDYPIIPFIEGDGIGPDIWKASQKIIDAAVQKAYGSKRKIYWAEVLAGEKAFNKTKSWLPDETVHKIKECVVGIKGPLTTPVGGGIRSINVTLRQVLDLYACIRPVSYYTGIPSPVKHPEYVNMIVFRENTEDVYSGIEWQAGSDEANKIISYLETQFGVKIRKNSSIGIKPISEFGTKRIVKKAFDYALENNRKSVTVVHKGNIMKYTEGAFKNWAYDLANQDYKGKIIPYTEYKNSGIVLKDAIADNMFQQIILRPAEYDVLVMPNLNGDYFSDALAAQVGGLGIAPGGNVGDGYAVFEATHGTAPKYAGMDKVNPGSLLLSGVMMLNYLGWKEAGFLVEKSFGETIKQKYVTYDFARQMEGATEVKCSEFGERIIKNIGKI